Proteins encoded by one window of Ulvibacter sp. MAR_2010_11:
- the purT gene encoding formate-dependent phosphoribosylglycinamide formyltransferase has translation MATILLLGSGELGKEFVIAAQRIGQTVIAVDSYKNAPAMQVAHGYEVINMLDGDALDAIVLKHKPDFIVPEIEAIRTEKLYNYEKLGITVVPSAKAANFTMNRKAIRDLAAKELGLKTANYRYATSATSLKKAVAEIGIPCVVKPLMSSSGKGQSTISSEADIEKAWNYSQEGSRGDVAEVIVEAFINFNYEITLLTLTQNNGPTLFCPPIGHRQERGDYMESWQPAIMEDAAIKEAKHMADKVTASLGGAGIWGVEFFVGDEGVYFSELSPRPHDTGMVTLANTQNFNEFELHLRAVLSLPIPEITLERKGASAVILAEGHSENPTYEGIEKVSGAVKSDFRIFGKPTSRPYRRMGVVVTYDSLEKDISEVTARAKTLAKQIKVVL, from the coding sequence ATGGCAACAATTTTACTTCTGGGCAGCGGCGAATTAGGGAAAGAATTTGTGATCGCTGCGCAGCGCATTGGCCAAACCGTCATAGCTGTTGACAGCTATAAAAACGCACCTGCCATGCAAGTGGCTCATGGCTATGAAGTAATTAATATGTTGGATGGTGATGCGCTTGATGCCATTGTACTAAAACATAAACCCGATTTTATTGTTCCCGAAATCGAGGCTATTCGCACCGAAAAATTATACAATTACGAAAAGTTGGGAATTACGGTAGTGCCTTCAGCCAAAGCAGCCAACTTTACCATGAATCGAAAAGCGATTCGGGATTTGGCAGCCAAAGAATTAGGACTGAAAACTGCAAACTACAGGTATGCAACCTCGGCCACTTCGTTAAAAAAAGCTGTTGCTGAAATTGGAATTCCCTGCGTGGTAAAACCTCTTATGTCTTCCAGCGGAAAAGGTCAAAGTACAATTTCTTCCGAAGCAGATATCGAAAAGGCATGGAACTATTCTCAGGAAGGGTCTCGAGGCGATGTTGCCGAAGTAATTGTGGAAGCTTTTATTAATTTCAACTACGAAATTACCTTACTCACCTTAACACAAAACAACGGTCCTACCCTATTTTGTCCTCCTATTGGTCACAGACAAGAACGCGGTGATTATATGGAAAGCTGGCAACCTGCAATTATGGAGGACGCGGCTATAAAGGAAGCAAAGCATATGGCCGATAAAGTCACGGCTTCCCTTGGAGGTGCAGGTATCTGGGGTGTCGAATTTTTTGTAGGCGATGAGGGTGTTTATTTTTCCGAATTATCTCCTAGACCGCACGACACGGGAATGGTGACGCTGGCCAATACTCAAAATTTTAATGAATTTGAATTGCATTTACGCGCTGTTTTAAGTCTTCCTATTCCTGAAATTACACTGGAGCGCAAAGGTGCTTCAGCTGTTATTTTGGCTGAAGGCCATTCTGAAAATCCTACCTACGAAGGTATTGAAAAGGTTTCGGGAGCTGTAAAAAGCGATTTCAGAATATTTGGCAAACCTACTTCCCGTCCCTACCGAAGAATGGGCGTTGTGGTTACATACGATTCCTTAGAGAAAGACATTTCGGAAGTTACAGCAAGAGCAAAAACACTTGCCAAACAAATTAAAGTGGTGCTGTAA
- the ubiE gene encoding bifunctional demethylmenaquinone methyltransferase/2-methoxy-6-polyprenyl-1,4-benzoquinol methylase UbiE, with product MTEKITPYKDSDLNKKKQVEKMFDTISGNYDGLNRVISLGTDTSWRKKVLKMVAERHPNSILDIATGTGDLAIQFAEKINASRIVGLDLSEGMLEMARKKVTGTPLNDKIEFIKGDSEALDFVDGSFEVITVSFGIRNFENLEKGLSEIYRVLAPGGLFIILETSIPKKFPFKQGYYFYTKGLLPLIGRIFSKDKVAYKYLCESASVFPYGETLNNILRKIGFIEVKNKPQTFGVATIYTATK from the coding sequence ATGACTGAAAAAATAACACCCTATAAAGATTCCGACCTCAACAAAAAGAAACAAGTTGAGAAAATGTTCGATACTATTTCGGGGAATTACGACGGACTTAACCGTGTGATTTCGTTGGGAACAGATACCTCCTGGCGCAAAAAGGTGTTAAAAATGGTGGCGGAAAGACATCCAAATTCGATACTTGATATCGCTACAGGAACGGGGGACCTTGCCATTCAGTTTGCTGAAAAAATAAACGCTTCGCGAATTGTAGGGTTGGATTTATCGGAAGGAATGTTGGAAATGGCGCGGAAAAAAGTAACAGGCACACCATTAAATGATAAGATTGAGTTTATAAAAGGTGACTCCGAAGCATTAGACTTTGTCGATGGTTCTTTTGAAGTAATAACTGTTTCCTTCGGAATTAGAAACTTTGAAAATCTGGAAAAGGGACTTTCTGAAATTTATAGAGTACTTGCTCCGGGCGGGCTATTTATAATTTTGGAGACTTCAATTCCGAAAAAATTTCCGTTCAAGCAAGGATATTACTTTTATACGAAAGGATTGCTTCCGTTAATAGGCAGAATTTTTTCAAAAGACAAAGTCGCCTACAAATATTTATGTGAAAGTGCTTCTGTTTTCCCTTACGGAGAAACGCTCAACAATATTTTAAGAAAAATCGGGTTTATAGAGGTGAAAAATAAACCACAAACATTCGGGGTGGCTACTATTTATACAGCTACAAAATAA
- a CDS encoding porin family protein encodes MKKILFVLAILVFAQSAHAQLFSKERLANLEDFDKRFLTWGYFLGFNSYDFKIDYINQDTDANTDVLVEAQSGFNVGLVGDMRINEYVNLRLEPGLYYTQRNLTFPNFEEQRDFLREVKSTYIHVPLLIKLSTKRLNNIRPFIVGGVSTSLNLSSDQKNPDDNSSGKFRMTNGTSYYELGFGIDIYLYYFKFTPSVRGVFAMSDELVRDEDPNSPWTSNIDQLSTRGIFVNFTFQ; translated from the coding sequence ATGAAGAAGATACTATTTGTATTAGCAATATTAGTGTTTGCGCAAAGTGCTCACGCACAGCTGTTCAGCAAAGAACGGTTGGCTAATTTGGAAGATTTTGACAAACGTTTTCTTACTTGGGGTTATTTTTTAGGCTTTAACAGCTATGATTTTAAAATTGATTATATCAATCAAGATACAGATGCGAACACCGATGTGCTTGTTGAAGCACAATCGGGTTTTAATGTAGGACTGGTTGGAGACATGCGAATTAACGAATATGTAAATCTTCGTCTTGAGCCCGGATTGTATTACACTCAGCGTAATTTAACCTTTCCAAATTTCGAAGAGCAAAGGGATTTTCTAAGAGAGGTGAAATCTACTTACATCCATGTTCCTTTACTAATAAAATTATCGACCAAGCGCCTTAATAACATTCGCCCCTTTATCGTAGGCGGTGTTTCCACCTCGTTAAACCTATCCAGTGATCAAAAAAATCCGGATGATAATTCTTCTGGGAAATTTAGAATGACGAACGGCACCAGCTATTACGAGTTGGGATTTGGTATTGATATATATCTGTATTATTTCAAATTCACACCTTCCGTACGTGGTGTTTTTGCCATGAGCGACGAGTTGGTTAGAGATGAAGACCCTAACAGTCCATGGACAAGTAACATCGACCAATTATCAACTCGGGGTATTTTCGTAAACTTTACCTTTCAGTAA
- the trkA gene encoding Trk system potassium transporter TrkA: MKIIIAGAGEVGFHLAKLLSFESQDITLIDTNRDSLAYADTHLDIRVVRGDATSISVLKDSKVAGTDLVIAVTSSETTNITVCVLSKQLGAKRTIARISNTEFIDNKEEVGFTKFGIDELISPESLAANEIELLLNQSAFNDTYEFESGALTMIGLSLSRTAAFVGKTVREVGFQYPELKYVPIAIQRYGTQYTLIPRGDTQFKEGDQVYFITTKAGVEHIYKLTGKVRQEIKNVMILGGSNIGRKTARDLCESSFRVKLIESDKNKAFEIADEIPSCLVINGDGRNVDLLMEESIQDMDAFISVTGNSETNIMSCLVAKSKGVKKAIALVENMDYFQLSHSIGIDTLINKKLLAANNIFRYVRKGEVVAMTKLNNMNAELLEFIVSPTSKVCDSLIKEIEFPRSAIIGGVVRNGEGLIALGDFRIKSGDRIVVCCLPQSISKVEKLFV, encoded by the coding sequence ATGAAAATTATTATTGCCGGTGCCGGCGAAGTTGGATTTCATTTAGCAAAACTCCTTTCTTTCGAGTCCCAGGATATTACACTCATAGATACAAACAGAGATTCTTTGGCCTATGCCGATACGCATTTGGATATTCGGGTGGTTAGGGGTGATGCAACCTCTATTTCTGTATTGAAAGACTCCAAAGTGGCGGGAACCGATCTTGTGATCGCAGTAACCTCCAGTGAAACGACCAATATTACTGTCTGTGTATTGTCCAAACAATTAGGAGCCAAACGAACCATTGCCCGTATTTCGAATACCGAATTTATAGACAATAAGGAAGAGGTGGGATTTACAAAATTTGGAATAGACGAACTAATTTCTCCCGAATCTCTGGCGGCAAACGAAATTGAATTACTTCTTAATCAAAGTGCCTTTAACGATACTTATGAGTTTGAAAGCGGCGCATTAACCATGATTGGCTTGTCCTTGTCGCGTACTGCGGCTTTTGTGGGTAAAACGGTTCGGGAAGTTGGATTTCAGTACCCCGAATTAAAATATGTCCCCATTGCAATACAGCGTTATGGAACACAATACACTCTAATTCCGCGAGGAGACACTCAATTTAAGGAAGGAGATCAGGTCTATTTTATAACCACCAAAGCGGGAGTTGAGCATATTTATAAGCTTACCGGGAAAGTACGGCAGGAAATCAAGAACGTAATGATCTTGGGTGGAAGTAACATTGGACGTAAAACCGCTCGTGACCTTTGTGAAAGTAGCTTTAGAGTAAAACTCATTGAAAGCGATAAAAATAAGGCCTTCGAAATAGCCGATGAGATTCCCAGTTGTTTGGTAATAAACGGGGACGGACGCAATGTCGATTTACTTATGGAGGAATCCATTCAAGATATGGATGCCTTTATTTCGGTAACAGGAAACAGTGAAACCAATATTATGTCTTGTTTGGTTGCCAAATCGAAAGGTGTAAAAAAAGCAATTGCGCTGGTTGAGAACATGGATTACTTTCAGTTATCGCATTCCATTGGTATAGATACCCTTATCAACAAAAAACTACTGGCGGCAAACAATATTTTTCGCTATGTGAGAAAGGGAGAAGTCGTTGCAATGACCAAATTAAACAATATGAATGCCGAACTCCTTGAGTTTATTGTTTCTCCTACATCCAAGGTCTGCGATTCTCTAATTAAAGAAATTGAATTTCCCCGCTCTGCCATCATTGGTGGAGTTGTAAGAAACGGCGAAGGTTTAATTGCTTTGGGTGATTTCAGAATAAAAAGCGGGGATCGTATTGTAGTGTGTTGCTTGCCGCAATCCATTTCCAAGGTTGAAAAACTTTTTGTGTAA
- the rsmG gene encoding 16S rRNA (guanine(527)-N(7))-methyltransferase RsmG, translating to MESLLDYFPHLSDIQKQQFAQLQELYKDWNLKINVVSRKDIDELYLRHVLHSLGIAKIVQFQPKAKILDVGTGGGFPGIPLAILFPETHFHLVDSIGKKIKVVEEVSRGLDLQNVKITNARVETLSGQYDFIISRAVAQMDTFVHWVDKRVAKKSIHNLKNGILYLKGGDLTEELSSFPKATIFPLQDYFSEAFFETKSVVHLPLKYKG from the coding sequence ATGGAATCACTTCTCGACTATTTCCCGCATCTATCTGATATTCAGAAACAACAGTTTGCACAATTGCAAGAATTATACAAGGATTGGAACTTGAAAATTAACGTTGTTTCCCGTAAAGACATCGACGAATTGTATTTAAGACATGTCCTTCACTCTCTGGGAATAGCCAAAATAGTTCAATTTCAACCCAAAGCTAAGATTTTAGATGTTGGTACCGGTGGCGGATTTCCGGGAATTCCATTGGCAATACTATTTCCGGAAACACATTTTCATTTGGTAGATAGTATTGGTAAGAAAATTAAGGTAGTTGAAGAGGTTAGCCGTGGTTTGGACCTTCAGAATGTAAAAATTACCAATGCAAGAGTAGAAACACTGTCCGGTCAATACGATTTTATTATAAGCAGAGCCGTCGCGCAAATGGACACCTTTGTGCACTGGGTGGATAAAAGGGTTGCGAAGAAAAGCATTCACAATCTTAAAAACGGTATTTTGTATTTAAAGGGAGGCGATTTAACTGAAGAACTTTCCTCTTTTCCAAAGGCAACTATTTTCCCATTGCAAGATTATTTCAGCGAGGCATTTTTTGAAACAAAAAGTGTGGTACACCTTCCGTTGAAGTACAAGGGATAA
- a CDS encoding RNA methyltransferase: MVSKSQIKLITSLQQKKYRDKTGLFVAEGPKVIAELQTAGLKLYAHFSTEFTNTASEKEVRISEAELQKISFLKSPNTSLAIFEIPKQKEIQTNGLQIALDAVRDPGNLGTIIRLCDWFGVTQLICSPDTADCFNPKVIQATMGSIVRIQIVYCSLSEYIKNSPLPVYGACMEGTNVYSAKYPEEALIVMGNEANGISKEIMGLLHEKITIPQFGVRQDTESLNVATATAILLSEFRRFTER; the protein is encoded by the coding sequence TTGGTAAGTAAAAGTCAAATAAAATTAATAACGAGTTTACAGCAAAAAAAGTACCGCGATAAAACAGGATTATTTGTTGCTGAAGGTCCAAAAGTTATTGCCGAATTGCAAACAGCAGGTCTTAAACTGTACGCTCATTTTTCAACCGAATTTACAAACACCGCTTCAGAAAAAGAAGTGAGGATATCTGAAGCCGAGCTTCAAAAGATTAGCTTTTTAAAATCTCCCAATACTTCCCTGGCTATTTTTGAAATCCCAAAACAAAAAGAGATTCAAACCAACGGCCTGCAGATTGCCTTAGATGCAGTTAGGGATCCTGGCAATTTGGGAACCATTATTCGATTATGTGATTGGTTTGGAGTTACGCAACTCATTTGTTCACCGGATACGGCAGATTGTTTTAATCCGAAGGTAATTCAAGCGACTATGGGTTCTATAGTAAGAATTCAAATTGTGTATTGCAGCCTTTCGGAATATATAAAGAACTCCCCGCTACCGGTCTACGGTGCCTGTATGGAAGGAACAAATGTATATAGTGCAAAATATCCCGAAGAAGCGCTAATCGTGATGGGAAACGAAGCCAATGGCATTTCGAAGGAAATTATGGGGTTATTGCATGAAAAAATTACGATTCCTCAATTTGGAGTGCGGCAGGATACCGAAAGCCTGAATGTGGCCACTGCAACTGCAATTCTGTTAAGCGAATTCAGAAGGTTTACTGAAAGGTAA
- a CDS encoding acyl-CoA desaturase — MSNTQITFSRIDSAKFFRTLNKRVNNYFKDNEISRNGNWRLHLKTVIMFSLFLSPYFLILTLDFPWWAQLLLTIVMGVGMAGVGMNVMHDANHGAYSSKKWINKVMGSSMYILAGNVYNWQVQHNVLHHTYTNIHGHDEDLEAGRILRFSKHAKWYKFHKFQHYYGVFLYGLLTFNWALTTDFQQTKRYLSRKLSFGKFPKPVAQWSILIITKLIYFGVWIAIPILFFEIAWWKILIGFFIMHYVAGMILSVVFQLAHVVEEADMVLPDPSGTMKNTWAIHQLFTTVNFSTKNKIMNWFTGGLNHQVEHHIFPNISHVHYTKISEIVKQTAREFNLPYNEYKTTRKAIIAHFKHLREMGLKPVVPA, encoded by the coding sequence TTGAGCAACACACAGATTACCTTCTCAAGAATTGACTCAGCCAAGTTTTTTAGAACCCTCAACAAGCGTGTAAACAATTATTTTAAGGATAATGAAATATCACGTAACGGCAACTGGAGATTACATCTCAAGACCGTTATTATGTTTTCGTTGTTCCTTTCCCCTTACTTCCTTATTCTAACGCTGGACTTTCCATGGTGGGCACAACTGCTGCTCACAATCGTAATGGGTGTTGGAATGGCAGGAGTAGGCATGAATGTAATGCACGATGCCAATCACGGCGCCTATTCTTCCAAAAAATGGATCAATAAAGTTATGGGGAGCAGTATGTACATTCTGGCCGGGAATGTATACAACTGGCAAGTGCAGCACAATGTCCTTCACCATACCTATACGAATATTCATGGCCACGATGAGGACTTGGAAGCTGGAAGAATTCTTCGATTTTCGAAGCACGCAAAATGGTATAAATTCCATAAATTTCAACACTACTACGGTGTATTTTTATACGGGCTGCTCACTTTTAATTGGGCTCTTACTACCGACTTCCAGCAAACGAAGCGCTATCTCTCCAGAAAACTATCTTTTGGGAAGTTCCCGAAACCCGTAGCACAATGGAGTATATTAATTATCACAAAGCTTATCTATTTTGGAGTTTGGATTGCAATTCCAATTCTCTTTTTTGAAATAGCCTGGTGGAAAATTTTAATTGGGTTTTTTATAATGCACTATGTAGCAGGGATGATATTAAGTGTGGTCTTTCAATTGGCACACGTGGTAGAAGAAGCCGATATGGTACTTCCCGATCCTTCAGGAACGATGAAAAATACCTGGGCAATACACCAGTTGTTCACCACTGTAAATTTTTCGACAAAAAATAAAATCATGAATTGGTTTACCGGAGGTTTAAATCACCAGGTGGAGCATCATATCTTTCCAAATATCAGTCACGTGCATTATACAAAGATTTCAGAAATCGTAAAACAGACGGCACGCGAATTCAATTTACCGTATAACGAATACAAAACTACCCGCAAAGCGATTATCGCACATTTTAAACATCTTAGAGAAATGGGGCTAAAACCTGTAGTTCCCGCATAA
- a CDS encoding pyridoxal phosphate-dependent aminotransferase translates to MNPKLSNRVNEMATSATLAMAAKARELREEGKDIIGLSLGEPDFTVPEFVKDSAIQAIKDNFHAYSPVDGYGDLKNAIITKFKRDNGLTYTPSQIVVSTGAKQSLANLAMVLLNDGDEVLLPAPYWVSYADISKLAGGVPVEIPSSIESDFKVTPEALEAAITPKTKMMIYSSPCNPSGSVYSKEELRALADVLVKYPNIIVISDEIYEHINFTGNHASMAQFPDMYDQTVTVNGVSKAYAMTGWRIGYIGGPEWIARACNKMQGQITSGTNCIAQRATITALENPPSKIQYMVDAFKERRTLILNLLAEIPGFKTNEPEGAFYVFPDITYYFGKTLRGKQINSASDFSLYLLEEATVATVTGEAFGDANCIRISYAASEADIKEAMRRIKAALTA, encoded by the coding sequence ATGAACCCAAAACTTTCGAATCGTGTTAACGAAATGGCAACTTCGGCCACGCTTGCTATGGCAGCGAAAGCGCGAGAACTGCGCGAAGAAGGCAAAGATATTATTGGTTTAAGCTTGGGAGAACCCGATTTTACGGTCCCCGAATTTGTAAAAGATTCCGCTATTCAGGCGATAAAGGATAATTTCCATGCCTATAGCCCGGTCGATGGTTACGGGGATTTAAAAAATGCCATTATCACCAAATTTAAACGGGATAACGGACTTACCTATACCCCTTCTCAAATTGTGGTATCTACCGGTGCAAAGCAGTCCCTGGCGAATTTGGCGATGGTATTACTGAATGATGGCGATGAAGTGCTCTTACCTGCTCCGTATTGGGTGAGTTATGCAGATATCAGCAAATTGGCAGGTGGAGTTCCTGTTGAAATTCCTTCCTCAATCGAATCGGATTTTAAGGTAACCCCTGAAGCATTGGAGGCAGCTATTACCCCCAAAACAAAAATGATGATTTACAGTTCTCCTTGTAACCCAAGTGGTTCGGTGTACAGCAAGGAAGAACTAAGGGCATTGGCCGATGTATTGGTGAAATACCCCAATATTATTGTGATTAGTGACGAAATTTACGAACACATCAATTTTACGGGCAATCATGCTTCTATGGCACAATTCCCCGATATGTATGACCAAACCGTCACAGTAAACGGAGTGTCGAAAGCCTATGCAATGACCGGCTGGCGTATTGGATACATTGGTGGTCCCGAGTGGATCGCGCGTGCTTGTAATAAAATGCAGGGACAAATTACCAGCGGAACTAACTGTATCGCCCAACGTGCTACGATTACCGCCTTGGAAAATCCACCGAGTAAGATTCAGTATATGGTCGATGCGTTTAAAGAAAGACGTACCCTTATTTTAAATCTGCTTGCAGAAATCCCCGGATTTAAAACCAACGAACCTGAAGGTGCATTTTATGTATTTCCCGATATTACCTATTACTTCGGAAAAACCCTTCGCGGGAAACAAATTAATTCGGCTTCCGACTTTTCTTTGTACCTCCTGGAAGAAGCAACCGTTGCTACTGTTACGGGCGAAGCCTTTGGAGATGCAAACTGTATAAGAATCTCGTATGCAGCTTCCGAGGCAGATATTAAAGAGGCGATGCGCCGAATTAAAGCAGCATTGACCGCATAA
- a CDS encoding TrkH family potassium uptake protein encodes MRAISTINFKIIFHLMGLLLTVNGAFMLLAAAVSFLYNDGVVYEMFMSGVVTLVIGGAIMLVTRNHRKEIQKREGYIIVTFGWIFMSLAGTFPYVFTGAIPSFTDAFFETMSGYTTTGATILNDIEIIPKGVLFWRSITHWIGGMGIIVLAIAILPLLGIGGMQLFAAEAPGPGGDKLHPRITDTAKRLWLIYVGYTLAETLLLKLAGMSFFDAINHSLSTLSTGGFSTKNASVAHWNDRPLIQYIIIVFMFLAGTNFVLSYFAFKTKFRKIFRDEEFRLYSLSIIIFTVVAALIIYFQADMSASTIAHPMVYGEFESAVRHGLFQVLTVVTTTGFISADFTLWTPFLTLFFFGLMFLGGSSGSTAGGVKIVRHLIMIKNGILEFKRTLHPHAILPVRYNNKAVQQPIVFNILGFFILYMLSFIVGVLVFSWMGLDFSTALGGAAATLGNVGPALGDLGPVNTYANLPMMAKWWATFLMLIGRLELFTVLILLTPFFWRNR; translated from the coding sequence ATGCGCGCTATCTCTACCATTAATTTTAAGATTATTTTTCACCTTATGGGCTTATTGCTCACGGTTAACGGTGCATTTATGCTGTTGGCTGCCGCGGTGAGTTTTCTCTATAATGATGGGGTGGTGTATGAAATGTTTATGTCCGGCGTAGTAACTCTTGTGATTGGAGGAGCTATTATGCTGGTTACCCGAAATCATCGTAAAGAAATACAAAAAAGAGAAGGGTATATTATTGTTACTTTTGGATGGATTTTTATGTCCTTGGCAGGAACTTTTCCTTATGTGTTTACCGGAGCAATTCCGAGTTTTACGGATGCCTTTTTTGAAACCATGAGTGGATACACCACAACCGGAGCCACAATTTTAAACGATATTGAAATAATACCTAAAGGGGTATTGTTTTGGCGCAGTATCACCCATTGGATTGGTGGGATGGGGATTATTGTATTGGCAATTGCCATTCTGCCTTTACTGGGAATTGGAGGCATGCAGTTATTTGCTGCCGAAGCTCCCGGCCCCGGAGGCGATAAGTTACATCCAAGAATTACTGATACGGCCAAAAGGTTATGGTTAATCTATGTAGGATACACTCTTGCCGAAACCTTGCTCTTAAAATTGGCAGGGATGAGCTTTTTCGACGCTATAAATCACTCTTTAAGTACTTTGAGTACCGGAGGATTTTCAACAAAGAATGCCAGTGTCGCGCATTGGAATGACCGACCCCTCATACAATATATCATTATTGTTTTTATGTTTTTGGCAGGGACAAATTTTGTACTTAGTTACTTTGCTTTTAAAACCAAATTCAGAAAGATTTTCAGGGATGAAGAATTTCGACTTTACTCCTTGTCGATCATTATATTTACTGTAGTTGCGGCGCTTATTATTTATTTTCAAGCCGATATGTCTGCTTCAACCATTGCACACCCTATGGTGTATGGAGAATTTGAAAGTGCCGTAAGACATGGTTTATTTCAGGTATTGACAGTGGTGACCACCACAGGGTTTATAAGTGCCGATTTCACGCTATGGACGCCCTTTTTAACGCTATTCTTCTTCGGTTTGATGTTTCTGGGGGGGTCTTCCGGATCTACAGCCGGGGGTGTAAAAATTGTACGTCACCTCATCATGATAAAGAACGGGATTCTCGAGTTTAAACGCACCCTACATCCGCATGCTATTTTACCCGTTCGTTATAATAATAAAGCGGTACAACAACCTATTGTATTCAATATTCTGGGCTTTTTTATTCTGTATATGTTATCCTTTATCGTTGGTGTTTTGGTGTTCTCGTGGATGGGCTTAGATTTTAGTACGGCCCTGGGAGGTGCAGCGGCTACGCTTGGGAATGTGGGTCCGGCCCTGGGAGATTTGGGACCTGTAAATACTTATGCAAATCTGCCGATGATGGCAAAATGGTGGGCTACTTTTTTAATGCTAATTGGTCGTTTGGAACTCTTTACCGTACTTATTCTATTAACGCCATTCTTCTGGCGAAACAGGTAG